The sequence TTAATCTTTCTTCGTTAAGCATTGCCATTTGTTAATTTTAGTGAAACAAGAACTCGATCCTTGTATTGTTGGCATAAAACATCAGCTTTGAAGATCTTGCCTTGCTTGCTTTGGCCGTAAGGTATACACATTATGATATGTCAGTTCTTTTCCCTTGGTtctctttatttttaaagtgtcaaaaaaatttttttgtttacatccccaaaatatttaattttataaaataacttAACTAATAATaccatgcaattttacatgcatCGCATAAAATATactataaatttaaatcttctAAAAAATTTGATATCATTAAAAATGTGTATATCGTTGTTTCAATTTTGGTCTGCAATCTTTGTTATAtctgtaattttaattttttttcggaTTGCTTCTGACAATGAATAATGACTACAATTGAAAAATAcataattatattaaaactaaaatggaaaaacataaaataataatatcgcAAAAAAATATAAGTCCAAACAATTATGGATTttctataataattttattggatcaaaattcttaattaatatatatgagCAAAATTAcagctttattttaataataattttattggatCGAAATTCGGAAGTTGCAATAATGTTAATTTTGGGTCCTGCAGGTCATCCTTATTCCAAGTACCCTTCGAGTGAAAGCAACTATAATATTAGTATGGGCCTACTTATGTTTTTACTAATGTATATTATTTGCTTGCGCATTACTTAACCTACGAGAATATTAAAGATTATTATTGAAACAATTAACATACATTTTAAAAAAGTATGAGTTATCACATTAAAATATATACTTAActcattattaaaaaaaaaacttgtaaaGGAATAAGCTGTAAAAATAGTTCATCTCAATATATTCTCGAAATCACAAATTTAagagaaaataagttttttggtccattaacttgttcatattttggttttggtccattaaatttttcgatgtgggttttggtgcAATAACTTtacattttcagtgttttttggtccaactgcatacgtgtcaactttttattggtccaaaatgatgacgtagaccaatcagaagctgacgcgtatgcagttggaccaaaaaatactgaaagtgcaaagttagtgtaccaaaacccatatcaaaaaagttaatggaccaaaatccaaattGAGTAAAGTTACtgagataaaaaaaaacttattttcccaaAATTTAAATGTACACCATATGTTCGCATATAACCTGATAACGATTATCCATGCTCACtttgttgtgttgtgttgtgttgtatTGTGTATCATATATTGTACTGATTTTGAAAATCCTTTTTCTAAATTctctttttaaaaatttaattttcgcAAACCGTCCTTAAATAAAAacgttgtatttcttgtttatgTATATGgtctaattataattaatattattttctttataCTTCACCCATCAATTCTTATCTTtaaatatattaactattttaaaaaaattagtttctTATTAAAGCACTCATTGAAAATGGGTTAGATGTCAAATTTCTttgtaaaatttgttttttcaataatatttttaatatttatgaaaacTTAGATATAGATATACGTATAAGTATGGATGATTGATTATATATTactattgttattattatcattattagaGTTTGAGAGATATTCTTGCAAgtctaaaataagaaaaaaaatcgtGTGAAATTTGAAACTTTGCCGAGTATATacgatttatttattaaatgagAAATTGGAATCTCTTCGGCACAAGTGATGATGTCAGCTTTAAAATACTTGCTGTCACGTGATATGCAACCGTCCTCCACAAGGAGAGGCGCGTGTGTTTCACCCACCCCAATGTCGCGTACCtcaacttccaaaaatcacacaaaattcaaaattcaaaaaaaattcacagAATCCGCCCCTCAAAGGTTAAACCCCTCCGGTCCTATATAAACTCTCCATATTCTCTAAGTCCGCACCAACACAAGACAATCCCCCAATTCTCTACACCTACGGCAACGAATCTCTGAATCCGCCTCCATCTTGGTAGCCTACAGCTTCAAAAATGCGTGAAATCCTGCATATCCAGGGTGGCCAATGCGGCAACCAGATCGGAGCGAAGTTCTGGGAGGTGGTGTGCGCGGAGCACGGGATAGATTCCACCGGAAGGTACAGCGGCGACGACGAATTGCAACTGGAGCGTGTGAATGTTTACTACAACGAGGCGAGCTGCGGCCGGTTTGTTCCACGCGCCGTGCTCATGGATTTGGAGCCAGGGACCATGGACAGCGTCAGATCTGGTACTTACGGGCAGATTTTCCGACCTGATAACTTCGTTTTCGGACAGTCTGGGGCAGGGAACAACTGGGCGAAGGGTCATTATACCGAGGGAGCCGAGTTGATCGATTCGGTGCTCGATGTGGTGAGGAAAGAGGCGGAGAATTGTGATTGTTTACAAGGTATTTTGTAATTTGTGATGCGTTTGTTTTTGAAATGCCTATTGTCGCCTGAGCTTTGTGgagttttttttccttcttttagGTAATTTTTCATCAGTATGCACTTACACTGAATTTTGTGATTCTTTTTGTTGGGGTTAAGTGTGATTTGTAGATCTCTAGTTTTATTAGTGCATTTTTTTGGCCTTCCATTGGATTCGTTTAGTTCCAATTCTTCACGGCATTGTTTTGAGTGATTATTGGTCTGTTTGAGTGTAATTTTAGTCGATCTGGTGATAGAAGTGCAGTGCTGTGGCtgtcatgttatttttaaagtGAACTGAATTCGTGACATAATGTACGTGTGTGAAAATTGTGATGCAATCAACTAATGCGATTCCAGGTACCGCTAGGTAttcatttctattttttttccttaatgGAGATTGTGATATTATTTTGGCTCTGATACTTGGAGAAAATGTCGTTGCTGAGTTCCTTTGCATTGCGATTTTCGCAGATCTGGTTATATTTTAGTGATCATAATTCATAACTCATTTTTTGTTCACATAAAAATTGTGAAGTAGATACTGTATGATATCCATTGTGTTATGAGTTTTGTTTCCTTCTTGTGGCCTATCATTGAGTTATTATTAAACTTgtgaaattaaaaacaaatttcTCATCATCTAATATTCTTTTATATGActgaaaattatttaaatgatgGTTATATGAAGTGTTGGAAATGATTTGTGAGTGAGGATGTTTAATCTTTTCCTGTGTTGATTAGATTCAGAACTTGTTTTCTTTGTGTTCCATTTTCAGGTTTTCAGGTCTGCCATTCTCTGGGAGGTGGAACAGGATCAGGAATGGGAACTCTTCTTATTTCTAAGATCAGGGAGGAGTATCCAGACCGTATGATGCTTACATTCTCTGTCTTTCCATCCCCTAAGGTGTCGGACACTGTCGTTGAACCCTACAACGCTACTCTATCTGTCCATCAGCTTGTTGAGAATGCGGATGAGTGTATGGTGTTGGATAATGAAGCACTTTATGACATTTGTTTCCGAACTCTTAAGCTCACCACTCCAAGCTGTAAGTATATATTCTTTTGTAtctctttatcaagcataaatGTTTAAATTCCTAGTGGTTGGTGCTGTATTAATTGTTCATTCTTATCCATGCAGCACCCAGTTATGACGTTTGTCTTTTAGGCTGCGCTCGTTTTTTCTGTAGTATATGAATTAGCTCGATGAATGTTGACATTGTTGTGTTCTTTCCTGATTTGACACACGGTTACTTGTCTCTCCTGATTTGACACACGGTTACTTGTTAGATTTCTAGGGGCatgtttcttattgatttttaaaCTGCTGTAGTTATGATATTTTGTGCCAAAACTTGACTTTTCTTATCGTTGTTAATGATGATCTTTGCTGAACAGTTGGAGATCTTAATCATTTGATTTCGGCCACCATGAGTGGTGTGACCTGCTGCCTCCGTTTCCCTGGTCAACTCAATTCTGATCTCCGTAAACTTGCTGTCAACCTTATCCCATTCCCTCGGCTTCACTTCTTCATGGTTGGGTTTGCTCCACTCACTTCTCGTGGGTCGCAGCAATACCGAGCCCTCACTGTTCCTGAACTCACCCAACAAATGTGGGATGCAAAGAACATGATGTGTGCTGCTGACCCTCGCCATGGCCGTTACTTGACTGCCTCGGCAATGTTCCGTGGCAAGATGAGTACAAAGGAGGTTGATGAACAAATGATCAACGTTCAAAACAAAAACTCATCTTATTTTGTTGAATGGATCCCCAACAACGTTAAATCCACTGTATGTGATATCCCTCCCACTGGCCTTAAGATGGCATCAACATTTATTGGTAACTCCACTTCAATCCAAGAGATGTTCCGAAGGGTCAGCGAACAATTCACTGCTATGTTCCGTAGGAAGGCATTTTTGCATTGGTACACAGGAGAGGGCATGGATGAGATGGAATTCACCGAGGCCGAGAGTAACATGAATGATCTAGTTTCTGAATATCAACAATACCAGGACGCATCAGCAGAGGAAGAATATAATTACGAAGACGAAGAGGATGCGGAGGAAGCGTAAATTCTAGCCGTGATTCTAGTTTCGCAATGTTTTGTTGTGTTGTAGGGTGTTGGAtcacatttaatttttttttcagcctGCTTGTTTTAGTTGCTTTTGCTTGACGACTTTTGCCTATCCTGAAAATGTTGCTTTATGTGCTTTTGTTGGACGACATTTGCTTTCCCTGAAAGCAATGCTTGATTTGTGTTCTCTTTGCTTGACCGAATGAAATTGTAGGTTTTTGCTCTGTGTTTTCCATAATTTACTGTGAATTTTTGTCGAATTTTTATGATCTAGGCTAATTTGTTTTTGTCGTGTGGAGGCATCTTTtttcttaaaataaaaatttattttctggAAGTATGTCTGAACAAGTTTTCCAATTTTTATTGACTTCAGAAAGTTGAAATTGAATCTATTGCACGTTATGTTTTAATTCTTCTTTTGAATAATAGTTTACTGAACTAACTGCTCATACAATTATTTTAGGCTTATCTTCATTGCGATCACTGAAAGCACAAAGTAGAAGACGGGGGATTAATAAAATGTATACAGATATATTAACCTTTTGCAACGATTGTTGCAATGACGagatataaataaataaccaTTTCATAACATCTTCAAAGTTTACAAGAATAAAGCAATATTTATATTTCCCATTGCATATTACTATCTTTCATTGCCTATAGAGGTTAAGGCTACGTTCTTGAATATTATACAGGAGCTGAAGAACAAATTTGGTTGCGCTTTTTCTTGATCTAAGCCCCAAATTTGGGAACCTTAGCAGTAGATATCTGTGCGAGGAAGTGTTCTGCCACAATTCTACGTTGAATTTTCCCAGTAGCGGTTTTCGGGAGCGAATCCGTGATGAAAACCTTCTTTGGAACCTTGAATGCAGCAAGATTTTTCTTGCAGAACCTTGACACCTCTGCCTCATCCACGTTCGATTCTTCCCGGGGAATCACCGCACAATTAATCTGAAAAAAAACAGGCACAAATGTCATATTAGAGCTGCCGAGTATTTAATTTCAGTACGTCTAATTCAATGATTTTAATGCTTAGTCTTCTGTAATTTGTTATTTTCATTTGCGTGGAATGCGTgcacttgtgttttattttagaTCCAAGACACGAGTACTATGAACCAATTGTGCGAGCAAAAGATCTTTCTCGGTCACTTTCGGAGTAGTGGGTTGTTTTACATCGTGACTACTTTTTGTTTGCAAGTGGAAAGTtgtattatttgaaaaagaCATTAAACCATGTCGACGAGAAACACACAGCTAGAACTACCACATATTTTGTGAATCAAGACATTGAAAGGTTTGGCGTTAAGGGCGATTTTTTCTTACCTCTTCCCCATATTTATCATCGGGGACTCCAAAGGCAACGGCCTGAGCGATTTCCGGATGGGACAAAAGAACGGCATCAACTTCAATCGGCGATATCTTTTCCCCTGCAATTATCGAAAATTTTAATGTCATATATGCATAAAGCTACCTCACAAGATTTTACGTAATTTTCACCATTGCGAAATAACATCCAACAAGAAGATCCCAATAGGTAGAAATTTCCAAAATGTTGGTAGGGTAACAAACTTTCAAAATCAATTCACCTTCAAGGAAATTTGACCACAAGGTTCGATATTTTCTAGGAAAATCACGAGCATATGCTATCATACCATGGACCACGCAATTTCCTAACTTCCTCTtttcaataatatattatacatATCTATTATTTATGCATATATACTGTATACACACACTtttcaataataatatatattattcataTATACTTATTGGGTATAGGTTGCATTAAtctatataaatatgatttaaagCATAAAACTTGAACGGGCAGCTAATGTGCAAATTAGGATGTAGTCACCAACAAGATCATCGGGCACCAAAGACTTGGGAATAAACTACATGGCCTAGTAAACGTTTCACCTCGTTTTCATAGTATTTATGTCATTAACCAAAGAACGAAAATGTCCTATGATACCATATTCGTATAATAATTCTAGTGTAAACCAAGTCACAAGTACAcataaagtaaaaaaataattaccTCCACGAttgatcaactccttgatcCTCCCAACAAGATGCAAGTACCCGTCGGAATCGAAGAAGCCGACGTCTCCGGTGTGGAACCACCCGAATTCGAAAGCCGATTTGTTAGCATCGGGATTATTCTTGTACCCTCTAGTAACATTCGGACCCCTAATGCAAACCTCCCCATTGACATTAGCTTCTTGAACCACCCCTTTCTCGTTCAATATTCCCATTTCTTGGCCCACGGGTTTCCCGACCGAACCGGGCTTATGCGGACCGTCCTCCGGTAATGGGTTCGAGGCCATCAAATGGGAAGCCTCTGTCATGGCGTATGCCTCTAAAACCGGTGCCTCGAACGCCTCCTCAAGCCGGGCCATGACCGCCGGCGCCAACGAGGCGCTGCAGCTGCGGATGAACCGGAGTTTCGGGTAAAACGGTTCGGGTTTGGAAAGGTGGCGGTCGAGTATGATTTGGTGGATAGTGGGCACGGCGGTGTAGAAAGTGGCCTTATACTTGTTCATATCCGACCAGAAGGTGGAAGCGGAGAATCTGCCGGCGGCGGGGAGAGCCACGGCGGCTCCAGCGCTGAGGGAGCTCAATAAACCGGCCAACAAGCCGTGGACGTGAAACAGGGGAAGAACGATCACTGTGGAGTCTGATTCAGTGATTTTGTACACTTGTTTGATGTTTTGTACAGATGAGTAGAGATTGTTTTGGCTTAAAGGAACGCCTTTGGGTCGGCTGGTGGTGCCGGAGGTGTGGAGGAATAGGGCCACGTCGGATGGGTGGCTGATGAGTTCGGACACGGAGTTAAGGTTTACCCCTGCCGGAGATGGAGATAGTATAATATCTGAATCGGCGGAGGGTAAAGCGGCGGAGAGATGAGGGATGTTGAGCTTCTCGGCGGCGGCCTGAGCGGGCTCGTTGCCTTCTTTCGAAGTGATTAAAAGCTTTGATTCTGAATCCGATAAATAGAATTCGAATTCGTCGAATGTGTAGGCGGAGTTCAGCGGCGCCGCCGTGGCTCGGACGCGAATAACGGCCAGAAACATCACCACAAACTGCaatcatatatattaaaattcatCAGttcattaaattaatcaataaataccAAGATCAAACCAACCACCACCacatcaaaaaagaaaaaaaaaaggttagTTTTTTAACCAAAAAATCTAACAGAAAGAGCGTGAAAAACGAGGAAACACAAATCAAACACGTCTCCAGCCGATTCACAGAGAACCCATCTCGCAAAATCAACGACTCCAAAAAATCTCACCTCGAGTGTGTTGGGAAAAGTAAGCGCAACCACATCGCCGGGATTCACACCAGCGGCAACGAGGTGAGCGGCGGCTTCCTCCACCATCTGATTCAGGCGCGAATGGGTGACGTCAAAATTCCCGCAGACAGAAACTGCCCTCCGGGAAGGGAATATTCCGGCGACATGCTTCAGCAAGCCGGTGAGAGTAGAACTGGCCATTTTTTGATCCAAACGAATCTTGAAACGAAAACGAACACAGAATCACAAAATCACAAAACACTGAAAAGGGGCGAGTGATAAATATTTGTGGAGTGCAAAGATTATTGCATGAGTGGGTGTATATATATAGGAAGAAAGTGGGGTGGGGGTGGCATTGGGTTGCGGGGAGTGTGGTGGCGGGCAGTTTCGATCTCTTGTGTAATACAGCGGTGGAGGCAGAGTCTAAGGAAGGTGTGTTCGCGCCACGTGGCCTTTTTGCGGCGATTATAATATACTTCTCACATTCGTGAGCTTGATTCGTGTGCACTCCACAttcaattaaaatattgttctAAATcatattctaaaaaaatatttatattagaaaaaaaataaaataaaatttggtacGCATGTGTTCAATATGCAGAGCACTTTCGTTATATTTTTAGAAGTTTATTTAGATTCGAATCTGATATCAACCTTAATAAATTATATGTATATCTTTTCAGCAGAAAATAAAGCATACCGATATTCTGAATGACCTAAAAAAAATCATTCGAACAAATTCTGCGAAGAGTGAGTATCTATAAAACATTATGATCAAATGCATACTTTAAACATTTGGAGATAACTTGAGATGCTCCAAGAACTACGGATTGAGAGAATACTGTGAATTTTGTGTCGTGTTATTGTTGTTGTCTGCCAACTTGAGGCTACCTATATTTACAGGAGTTTCGGTGTGATCTAATCAGAATTCTACTTCACCTCAAACTGTGGATGTACTTCAGTATGTGATCTAATCAGAATTCTAATTCACTTCAAACTGTGGATGTACTTTGATATCTCAAATACatacatatcaaataatatattctatgatattattgttgtctAAAATACTAAATAAAAAAAGACCACGATAATATCAAATATCTACTGAATGACGTCTTGATCTTTTTGTAACTTATGACATTCGATAAgatgaatattttaataaaccGTCTCTAAAATAtcattgaatattttaataaatctccatcatatcaTCCAtccaataaatattaaatattatttaaaaaaaattccaaatcacataaatttttctaaaataaaatattaaaacaattttattttttaatataggtttattctaaaagtattttcgtatatgtataactcgaaacattattttaatataattatatatttttggtaattttaacgataaaaagatcttataataccaaacatatcaacatctttaagttattttaaataagtttacccaaacactttaataacttatttttaaaataagttctaacagcttataagctcgtaaaacagcttttaagctctagagcttaaaaactatttttaataagtttaaccAAACACCCTCTAAGTGTATTTCATTAGGGTATTTTATGATTCTATATGGAGATGTTTTCTTTGGATATAATTAGGAGAGAAGTTATTTACAAGAAGCTTGTGATAATATATTGTCTTGAGTTCACATTTGCTCCTCTAGTTTGGAGAGGGGTTTGGAATTTTCTGATTGATAAATGGCTCGAGAAAGGTGTGTTGTCTGCCTGTATAGATTTTGTGTGTAGGCTTGTCAAGGTGACATACATCTTCTTTGTTAAATCCCTAAAGTTGTACAAGCTTCATCAAGTTGTTTTTGTAGCACTAGTAAGAGTTTAACAATTTCATGTATAACATAATTATATGAAAAACTAAATGCAGCTCGAatataatagaaaatatattttataaaattcatCTGTAAAACTGATTTATAAACGTTTGTGTATCTTTTTGAGCAACTCGAAACGACTTAAAGACACCAAAGTTTTAAGTTTCCTTGCCCAAATTGAGTTTCATAAATCATAATCTCGATTTAGAAAATTAGAATTGAGATTATTAATATTGATGGTAGTAGTAAAGATGGCCCGCTATGACTTTATTTACTCTGTTAATGAAGCGGATTTTCAATTGATGATTAATATGTTGGAATCTCGCACAACTAGTTGGCAATTCTATCACATTTTCCAGCTATATATAGTaatatatttacttttataatCTAATCCGACACACATTTCTCACATTtacctttaaaaaaatattgtgaaTGTTCTTGATATAAACGTTCATCTTTGTTGCACATGATGCACACTTATACATTTGGAAAAATTCGtttattttttcatatatttttttaaattatgaatTGTATCTAAATTTTAAAGATTAGATAGATAAAGATAAATAAAcactttataaatttaaaatcgaATGTGAACAAGATGTGTTACACCAAAAATACCAAAGTTAATTAGTGTAAGACATTCTTGCTTTAGATGAGGGATAAATTTTTGTGACACGATTTTACGAATATGGGTAAGTCTTGTTAAGATGTCTTATTTTGATTGGATAGAGTTTCTAGGAGTTTCATGTATAGGATTGGACAATCACccccttgagctagcttttagtgttgagttaggtccaagtcaatTTCTTAACATAATATCATAGCACAAACCCATCGTTACATGTTGTACTGCTCATAGTTGGGTCATCCGTTAATATCCACGTTCTGGTTGTTTCATTCCTAGGCATATGACAGTGTGTTAAGATGTATCACATCGGTTGAATATAGTTCTTGGGAGTTCATATGTAAGCTTGGGCAATCTTCCCTCCTTGAATAagttttttaaatgattttgtttcaaaaaattatTCCATGAACGAACTTATAAGATTTTTTGTGTTAGATAAGTGTTTCCAAATCACTAATTTTGATACATTGCATGTGCAATATACATACGATATATAGAGTTGGTCTCTTTTGAGATAACTTTAT comes from Henckelia pumila isolate YLH828 chromosome 4, ASM3356847v2, whole genome shotgun sequence and encodes:
- the LOC140864609 gene encoding probable CoA ligase CCL9, translating into MASSTLTGLLKHVAGIFPSRRAVSVCGNFDVTHSRLNQMVEEAAAHLVAAGVNPGDVVALTFPNTLEFVVMFLAVIRVRATAAPLNSAYTFDEFEFYLSDSESKLLITSKEGNEPAQAAAEKLNIPHLSAALPSADSDIILSPSPAGVNLNSVSELISHPSDVALFLHTSGTTSRPKGVPLSQNNLYSSVQNIKQVYKITESDSTVIVLPLFHVHGLLAGLLSSLSAGAAVALPAAGRFSASTFWSDMNKYKATFYTAVPTIHQIILDRHLSKPEPFYPKLRFIRSCSASLAPAVMARLEEAFEAPVLEAYAMTEASHLMASNPLPEDGPHKPGSVGKPVGQEMGILNEKGVVQEANVNGEVCIRGPNVTRGYKNNPDANKSAFEFGWFHTGDVGFFDSDGYLHLVGRIKELINRGGEKISPIEVDAVLLSHPEIAQAVAFGVPDDKYGEEINCAVIPREESNVDEAEVSRFCKKNLAAFKVPKKVFITDSLPKTATGKIQRRIVAEHFLAQISTAKVPKFGA
- the LOC140859868 gene encoding tubulin beta-1 chain codes for the protein MREILHIQGGQCGNQIGAKFWEVVCAEHGIDSTGRYSGDDELQLERVNVYYNEASCGRFVPRAVLMDLEPGTMDSVRSGTYGQIFRPDNFVFGQSGAGNNWAKGHYTEGAELIDSVLDVVRKEAENCDCLQGFQVCHSLGGGTGSGMGTLLISKIREEYPDRMMLTFSVFPSPKVSDTVVEPYNATLSVHQLVENADECMVLDNEALYDICFRTLKLTTPSFGDLNHLISATMSGVTCCLRFPGQLNSDLRKLAVNLIPFPRLHFFMVGFAPLTSRGSQQYRALTVPELTQQMWDAKNMMCAADPRHGRYLTASAMFRGKMSTKEVDEQMINVQNKNSSYFVEWIPNNVKSTVCDIPPTGLKMASTFIGNSTSIQEMFRRVSEQFTAMFRRKAFLHWYTGEGMDEMEFTEAESNMNDLVSEYQQYQDASAEEEYNYEDEEDAEEA